A window of the Butyricimonas faecalis genome harbors these coding sequences:
- a CDS encoding YczE/YyaS/YitT family protein yields MKELSKKYLVFVIGLYFLAAGVVLIVRSALGTTPISSVNYVLSLNSSLSLGTCTFIINTLLIIGQFWLIRNNKSKRDIIEILLQLPFSFIFSVFIDLNMLLTNDLHPSNYGMSIALLLVGCLVQSIGVVLEIKPRVAMMSAEGFVKYASRNCNKEFGKFKVYFDVTLVTSAVILSLILSQRVEGVREGSIIAACITGYLVSFLNQKIMTQKTLHKLRSIIIR; encoded by the coding sequence ATGAAGGAACTTTCAAAAAAATATTTAGTATTCGTTATCGGCTTGTATTTTCTAGCCGCGGGAGTCGTGTTGATTGTCCGTTCGGCTCTAGGCACCACGCCTATATCCAGTGTAAACTACGTGTTGAGCCTGAACAGCTCTCTATCCTTGGGAACCTGCACGTTCATCATCAATACGCTATTAATCATCGGACAATTCTGGCTGATCCGGAACAATAAAAGCAAACGGGACATCATCGAAATACTACTTCAGCTTCCCTTTTCCTTCATATTCTCGGTATTTATCGACCTGAATATGCTCTTGACAAATGACTTACACCCCTCGAACTACGGGATGTCCATTGCCTTGCTACTCGTCGGCTGCCTCGTGCAATCCATCGGAGTTGTTCTCGAAATAAAACCCCGCGTGGCCATGATGAGTGCCGAAGGATTCGTGAAATACGCCTCCCGCAACTGTAACAAGGAATTCGGAAAATTCAAAGTGTACTTCGATGTTACCCTGGTCACGTCGGCCGTCATCCTTTCCCTCATCTTGAGCCAACGCGTAGAAGGCGTGCGGGAAGGTTCCATCATCGCGGCCTGCATAACGGGCTACCTGGTCAGCTTTTTGAACCAAAAAATCATGACACAAAAAACATTACATAAACTTCGCTCCATCATCATAAGATAA
- the rnpA gene encoding ribonuclease P protein component, with translation MDIKRCPFFVCLHSYMDETIKYTFCKEERLCRKGGFEELLSSGYSFVSYPLRVVIRLYPREEKDFPARIAVSVSKRRFKRAVKRNRVKRLIREAYRLNKNVLYSSIPENKTMDILFIYLHDEIFEYGKIEKAITGAIKKIRNYIEKDSGGDITDTH, from the coding sequence ATGGACATCAAACGATGTCCATTTTTTGTATGTTTGCACTCGTATATGGATGAAACGATAAAATACACGTTTTGCAAAGAAGAACGGCTATGCCGGAAAGGGGGATTCGAGGAACTTTTATCCTCGGGCTATAGTTTCGTCTCTTATCCGTTACGCGTGGTTATCCGGTTATACCCGAGGGAAGAGAAAGATTTCCCGGCCCGTATCGCCGTGAGTGTTTCTAAAAGACGTTTCAAACGAGCCGTGAAACGCAACCGGGTAAAACGTTTGATTCGGGAGGCCTATCGTCTGAATAAAAATGTATTATACTCTTCTATCCCGGAGAATAAAACGATGGATATATTGTTTATATATTTGCATGACGAGATTTTTGAATATGGTAAAATCGAAAAAGCGATAACCGGTGCTATTAAAAAAATCAGGAACTATATTGAAAAAGATAGTGGTGGGGATATTACTGATACCCATTAA
- a CDS encoding helix-turn-helix domain-containing protein, translating into MEPYNIVNIQEIAAFRKSASYKGEIAVFTSDTGTKFLLFENKSVYLNAFSYILVLSGRATLLVDSAEYPLDAHSLCILSPLHLTNFHQVSDDFQCLCLCSHKNFIDRLPILNIQHRIARRMNMYHYPIVQISEEEKLLLTTSMEDLRIQLSRTEHSYQLEMIQNALIRYYLEIDNILDNKEIDETTEGVPQTRYAYILRKFITLLMLHYKTEHSVPFYAREMNITPQYLTSIIKSQTGRSVNNFIYEMLYSEARNLLALSEFSIQQIASELQFSDQASFSKFFKRWAGISPLEFRNVMAKSKK; encoded by the coding sequence ATGGAGCCTTACAACATTGTCAACATTCAAGAAATCGCGGCTTTCAGAAAAAGCGCTTCCTACAAGGGAGAAATTGCCGTGTTCACCTCCGACACCGGCACTAAATTTCTCCTGTTCGAAAACAAATCCGTTTACCTGAATGCTTTTTCCTACATCCTGGTGTTATCGGGAAGAGCCACGCTTTTGGTCGATAGCGCGGAATACCCGCTTGACGCCCATTCCCTGTGCATCCTATCCCCGCTGCACCTCACGAATTTTCACCAAGTAAGCGATGATTTTCAATGCCTGTGCCTCTGTTCGCACAAGAATTTTATCGACCGCCTGCCTATTCTCAACATCCAACACCGCATTGCCCGCAGGATGAACATGTACCATTACCCCATCGTGCAAATCTCCGAGGAAGAAAAACTCCTGCTAACCACCAGCATGGAAGACCTCCGGATTCAACTCTCCCGAACGGAACATTCCTATCAGTTGGAAATGATCCAGAACGCCCTGATTCGTTACTATCTGGAAATCGACAACATCTTGGATAATAAAGAAATAGATGAAACAACCGAAGGTGTTCCACAAACCCGATATGCCTATATATTACGGAAGTTTATCACGTTGCTCATGCTCCATTATAAAACGGAACATTCCGTTCCTTTTTACGCCCGGGAAATGAATATCACGCCCCAGTACCTGACCTCCATCATCAAATCACAAACCGGCCGCTCCGTGAACAATTTCATTTACGAGATGTTATACAGCGAGGCGCGCAACCTTCTCGCGCTATCCGAATTTTCCATTCAGCAGATTGCCTCCGAGTTGCAATTCTCTGACCAAGCCTCTTTCAGTAAGTTTTTCAAAAGATGGGCCGGCATTTCACCTCTAGAATTCAGAAATGTGATGGCGAAATCCAAAAAATAA
- the yidD gene encoding membrane protein insertion efficiency factor YidD — translation MKKIVVGILLIPIKFYQLCISPWTPPSCRYTPTCSQYAVEALRKHGPVKGLYLAIKRICSCHPWGGSGYDPVP, via the coding sequence TTGAAAAAGATAGTGGTGGGGATATTACTGATACCCATTAAATTTTATCAGCTATGCATTTCCCCTTGGACACCCCCGAGTTGCCGCTATACACCGACTTGTTCGCAATACGCGGTCGAGGCGTTACGAAAACACGGTCCGGTAAAAGGATTATACCTCGCCATAAAACGGATATGTTCCTGTCACCCGTGGGGTGGTTCGGGCTACGATCCGGTACCTTGA
- a CDS encoding DUF4271 domain-containing protein, with the protein MLDEPIDSVITDSIVPVQDSAERLASLLKEAASWKPMLPFDTLTNQVELVEGIPLNGEKMNIEFISSILIYTVIYLVFIALLRLRGRGFLTTVYTYFFNRKRGASLQSEGGMPNYFFVFLSVCLSFSILSILLTFLMDPPFAFFHALIYFLIIFGYYFLVLGLVRLFGWTFNGRHCASEIILNLRTSAIVLGLSISPFVLALFYVQAVAVDMLLYVILGIGIIILIFRFIRLIKILYGYRVSILYMILYLCGLEILPILVLYKLLG; encoded by the coding sequence ATGTTGGACGAGCCAATTGATTCAGTTATAACGGATAGTATCGTTCCGGTGCAGGACTCTGCGGAAAGACTGGCCTCATTGTTAAAAGAGGCGGCCTCCTGGAAACCTATGTTGCCTTTTGACACGTTGACAAATCAGGTGGAATTAGTAGAAGGGATTCCTTTGAACGGGGAGAAAATGAACATTGAATTCATTTCCAGTATTCTGATTTACACGGTTATATATCTTGTTTTTATCGCTTTGTTGCGTCTGCGGGGAAGAGGGTTTCTCACGACGGTGTACACCTATTTTTTCAACCGTAAAAGAGGAGCCAGTTTGCAATCGGAAGGCGGGATGCCGAACTACTTTTTTGTTTTTTTGTCCGTTTGTCTTTCCTTCTCGATCTTGTCTATATTGTTGACTTTTTTAATGGATCCTCCCTTTGCATTCTTTCATGCTTTAATCTATTTCCTGATCATTTTCGGTTACTACTTTTTAGTCCTGGGACTTGTGCGACTTTTCGGATGGACATTTAATGGAAGACATTGCGCGTCAGAGATCATCTTGAATCTGCGCACCAGCGCGATCGTATTGGGATTATCGATTTCTCCCTTTGTGCTAGCCTTGTTCTACGTGCAAGCTGTGGCAGTAGATATGTTATTGTATGTCATTTTAGGAATAGGTATCATTATACTGATTTTCAGATTTATAAGATTGATTAAAATATTATATGGATATAGAGTTTCAATTTTGTATATGATTTTGTACCTTTGTGGGCTCGAAATATTGCCGATTCTTGTCTTGTACAAGCTATTGGGATAA
- a CDS encoding S41 family peptidase yields MRKNTRVIIFISGVLILAFGMLGLKEDNKRFQISKGLDIFATLFRDVNLFYVDDVQPEKMVQDGIDAMLKKLDPYTVYYPETKLDEFKMMTTGEYAGIGSVIGMKDDYVVIREPYKGSPSYKAGLLPGDLILSIDGENMKGKNVEYVSSRLKGQPGKEVVLKLQRVGEEKPLEKRVLREVVQVPSVPYYGMLNNEIGYIYFTGFTDKAADDVRRAIMDLKNRGAQSLVLDLRGNGGGLLDQAVEIANFFLPKGSLIVSTKGKMKQWDKEYFTTRNPLLPDMKLAVLIDRASASASEILSGSLQDYDRAVVIGERSFGKGLVQTTRDLVYNTKLKVTTAKYYIPSGRCIQAVDYSHRNPDGSVGTIPDSLMKPFKTKAGRIVYDGGGITPDVKIEPEKYAKVTQELVLQDMIFDFVNEYAATHPTIAAPSEFVLSDELFNEFKEYLKKRKFEYETASQLVLERLEKTTQDEKYYDQVSGLVEQLKNSLGHSIDRDLDVFKNEISDILSDQLMERYYMQEGVIEYHVRNDKDIAKALEVLSNNEEYQKILK; encoded by the coding sequence ATGAGAAAAAATACACGTGTAATTATCTTCATTTCGGGAGTCTTGATACTGGCTTTCGGGATGCTTGGCTTGAAAGAAGACAATAAAAGGTTCCAGATTAGTAAAGGATTGGATATTTTTGCCACGCTTTTCCGAGACGTGAATCTTTTTTACGTGGATGACGTGCAGCCGGAGAAAATGGTGCAGGACGGGATTGATGCCATGTTGAAAAAACTGGACCCTTACACGGTTTATTACCCGGAAACGAAGCTGGACGAATTCAAGATGATGACGACGGGCGAATACGCCGGGATCGGTTCCGTGATCGGCATGAAGGATGATTACGTGGTGATCCGCGAGCCCTACAAGGGATCTCCTTCATACAAGGCCGGACTGCTTCCGGGCGACTTGATCTTGTCTATTGACGGGGAAAACATGAAGGGAAAGAATGTCGAGTACGTGAGTTCCCGCCTGAAAGGACAACCCGGTAAGGAAGTGGTGCTTAAACTGCAACGCGTCGGGGAAGAAAAACCGCTGGAAAAACGGGTTCTTCGGGAAGTGGTACAGGTTCCCAGTGTTCCTTATTACGGGATGTTGAACAACGAAATCGGGTATATCTATTTTACCGGTTTCACGGATAAGGCTGCCGATGATGTAAGACGTGCGATCATGGATTTGAAAAACCGGGGAGCGCAATCCCTTGTCCTCGATCTTCGCGGTAACGGGGGCGGATTGTTGGATCAGGCGGTAGAGATTGCCAATTTCTTCCTGCCGAAAGGCTCCTTGATCGTGAGCACGAAAGGAAAGATGAAACAATGGGATAAAGAGTATTTCACGACGAGAAACCCCTTGTTGCCGGATATGAAACTGGCCGTGTTGATCGACCGGGCTTCGGCCTCTGCTTCGGAGATCCTTTCCGGTTCTTTGCAGGATTATGACCGGGCGGTTGTGATCGGCGAACGTTCATTCGGCAAGGGATTGGTGCAAACCACCCGTGATTTGGTTTACAACACGAAATTAAAAGTGACCACGGCGAAATATTATATTCCGAGTGGACGCTGTATTCAAGCGGTGGATTATTCTCATCGTAACCCGGATGGTAGCGTGGGCACGATTCCCGATTCTTTGATGAAACCCTTTAAAACGAAGGCCGGGCGAATCGTGTATGACGGTGGTGGCATCACGCCGGACGTGAAAATCGAGCCGGAAAAGTACGCTAAAGTAACCCAGGAACTGGTGTTGCAGGATATGATCTTTGATTTTGTTAACGAATACGCGGCAACTCATCCCACGATCGCGGCTCCTTCTGAATTTGTTTTGTCGGATGAATTGTTCAACGAGTTCAAGGAATACTTGAAAAAGCGTAAGTTTGAATACGAAACAGCCTCTCAACTTGTTTTGGAAAGATTGGAGAAAACCACTCAGGATGAGAAATACTATGATCAGGTTTCAGGTCTGGTCGAACAATTGAAAAATAGTCTTGGCCATTCCATCGATCGGGATTTGGATGTTTTCAAGAATGAAATTTCCGATATATTATCCGATCAGTTGATGGAACGTTATTATATGCAAGAGGGTGTGATAGAGTATCATGTCCGTAATGACAAGGATATAGCCAAAGCGTTGGAGGTCTTATCGAACAACGAGGAGTATCAAAAAATATTGAAGTAG
- a CDS encoding uroporphyrinogen-III synthase, with product MKIKKILVSQPKPTTEKSPYFDLAEEFGLKLEFKSFIKVEGVTAKEFRQERINILDFTGIVFTSRTAIDHFFRICTEMRVTVPDTMKYFCISEAIAFYLQKYIVYRKRKIFYGDKKVEDMTKILLKHKTENFLVPVSDVHKENIPALMDELHLKYTKSIFYKTVSSDVASEIPDLKEYDILAFYTPAGIKSLFHNYPNFEQGSTIIAAFGEATAEAVEEAGLRLDIKAPTEKAPSMTMALEQFIKVYNKENKSK from the coding sequence TTGAAAATAAAAAAGATACTAGTTTCGCAGCCAAAGCCGACAACCGAGAAATCTCCGTATTTTGATTTGGCAGAAGAATTTGGATTGAAATTAGAATTCAAATCATTTATAAAGGTAGAAGGTGTCACGGCAAAAGAATTTCGTCAAGAGAGAATAAATATTCTCGATTTTACCGGGATCGTCTTTACCAGTCGTACGGCTATTGACCATTTCTTCCGAATCTGTACCGAAATGAGGGTAACCGTTCCCGACACGATGAAGTATTTCTGTATATCAGAGGCAATTGCTTTCTATCTTCAGAAATATATCGTGTACCGTAAGAGAAAAATTTTCTACGGGGACAAAAAAGTCGAGGATATGACGAAAATTTTGTTGAAGCACAAAACCGAAAACTTCCTGGTACCGGTTTCCGACGTGCATAAAGAAAATATCCCCGCTTTGATGGATGAACTACACCTGAAGTACACGAAATCCATATTTTATAAAACCGTGTCCAGTGATGTAGCCTCCGAAATTCCGGATTTGAAAGAGTATGACATCTTGGCGTTCTACACCCCGGCCGGTATCAAATCGTTGTTCCACAACTACCCGAATTTTGAACAGGGTTCGACGATTATCGCGGCCTTCGGCGAGGCAACAGCCGAGGCGGTGGAAGAGGCAGGCTTGAGGCTTGATATAAAAGCCCCCACGGAAAAAGCCCCTTCGATGACCATGGCGCTGGAACAGTTCATTAAGGTTTACAACAAAGAAAATAAATCAAAATAG